From Faecalicatena sp. Marseille-Q4148:
GCTTTTGCTGCGGCTTCAAAAGATTCCTGCCAGATTTGTCAGCGGATATCTTGTGGAGCCTGGTTTGTTTCAAAAGACAGGAAATGGCTATCAGGCTGTTTTAACCGGAGGTGAGGCTCATGCCTGGGCAGAATATTATGTGGATGGATTTGGCTGGGTACCCTTTGAGGCGACACCGGGATTTGTGTCTGTAACATCCGGAATTGCCGCGGGGATAACAGAATATGTTCCAAAGGAAGCGTCTAATAGTAATGCACCGGAAGAAACGGTGCAGGAGACAGAGATCCCGGATCCAGAGTTGGATCAGACAGGAGAACAGACAGAACAACAGGAAGAGCAGAAAGAGGAGCCGGGAACACTTTCGACAGAGAGTTCCAAAGAGCCGGAGAATCCGGAAAAAATTGAGAAAAACGGTGGAGTTTCGGAGGCGGAACAAGTAAGGATTTCGATTAAGACAGCGCTCTGGCTCAAGATCCTGTTCGGTATAATTGCGCTTCTTTTTGTCGGATTATGTACGGTTACGGGCAATCGGATATACCGAATCTGTCAGATAAGAAAGCACTCGGAAAGCGAAAAAGAGATGGCATGTTATCTCTACGAAAGATTTGGCAGTATGATCAAGGATTTTGGATATGACTGGAAAGCATTTGAAGATGCAAAGACATTTGCAGAAGAACTTACAAAGGGATTTCACAGTGTTTCCGAAGTTCAGGCAGAACAGTTTTATGAACTTGCAGAACAGGCGTACTTTGGCGGAAATGAGTTTCAGAAAGAAGACCTGCGCTATATGCAGAAATTATACCGGAAAATCAGAAGAGAAGGGGAAAGGGAAGCCGGTTTCTGGAAAAAAATAAAAATCAAATGGTGGAAAAATTATGATTTAGTTGAAAAATGGAACTGAATCAAGTATAATAGGATTTAGAAAACCTGGGATGTTCGATACCTCTTGTAATTTTGAACCTACAATACTTTAAACGGGAGACTTATTATCTCTGTAATATGTCATGCCTCCAGGGTATGCGTGGAAGACAGAAAAGCAGATGCGGTCACCCACCTAGCAGAATGCTAGGAGTCAAAATACAGGAGCCGGCATTTTGGGCATCATACAAAAGAAAAAGGCAGTCGCTTTGGCGGCTGTCTTTTCACGTTGGAACGAGGTTTTTGTGTTCAGACGCATAACCGGAAAGCCATTGGACATACAATAAAGAGACAAGAATATAACAGGATATGAGATGAAATTCAAGGAGCAATATATTTATTATGGACTTTGTGCAGTGACGGCGATGCTTCTGATCGTTGCTGTCATCAATAAACGGGAAATGAAGCAGGATCAACTAAGAGAAACGAAGAAGCAGGAACAGAGTCAGGAGCAAAAGAAGGCGGAAGAAAAGGATGTTGGGAACGCAGTGATCCGGGTTCTGATTCGAGGGGAAGGATTCCAGGAAGAACTTCACGAAAAAGTAGGGATTACCGCGCCCGGCGGTCTTGTGATCGAATATGGAGGGGGAAGAGAAGAATTGGAGGCGCAGGCAGTATTTGAGGCTGTCGCTGATCATCCGTATTTTGCATCAGGAGCGATTCGGATCAGCCCGCGTCAGCCAGGAGAGAAACTGACCGTCACAACACTTACACGGGGATATGGAGTTCCGTCCTATGGCGGAATCATTGAGCTGGTGGCAAATGGAGGGGTAGCAGTGATTAACGAGATACCTTTTGAGGAATATCTCTATGGAGTCGTACCGAGTGAAATGCCTGCGTCCTATGAGATGGAAGCCCTGAAATGTCAGGCAGTCTGCGCCAGAAGTTATGCTTACCACCAGATGCAGGAAATGGCGTATCCGCAATACCAGGCACAGGTGGATGACAGTACAGCATTTCAGGTATATGGAAATTCAGAGATTCAGCCGTCCGTCATTCAGGCGGTTGATGA
This genomic window contains:
- a CDS encoding SpoIID/LytB domain-containing protein, coding for MKFKEQYIYYGLCAVTAMLLIVAVINKREMKQDQLRETKKQEQSQEQKKAEEKDVGNAVIRVLIRGEGFQEELHEKVGITAPGGLVIEYGGGREELEAQAVFEAVADHPYFASGAIRISPRQPGEKLTVTTLTRGYGVPSYGGIIELVANGGVAVINEIPFEEYLYGVVPSEMPASYEMEALKCQAVCARSYAYHQMQEMAYPQYQAQVDDSTAFQVYGNSEIQPSVIQAVDETAGQKLWYQGQVAAAYYYSTSCGMSTDMTAWGGSAGEETAYLKSISISGEQGDYEKELPWYRWEAAIPKTVISDLISEYVEADIGNLTRLEVTERGAGGVALVLVAEGDRGSAVIETENKIRRALGGSGYEIMKQDGNLTPARDLLPSAFFEIEEQPEQIILHGGGFGHGIGMSQNGANEMAKQGMEYEEILKTFYCGVTIE